DNA sequence from the Cohnella herbarum genome:
TTAACTTGTTAAACGTATATTGATGCTCCCCGTGAACTAGAAAAATAGATTCCATAGGTTATTTCCCTTCAATCTGCGAAATGATCTCCCCGATCGTCTGTACAATGACGTTCTCGAAAATATCGACTTCAAACTCTGCTTCGATCCGAACCGTTAACTCGGCTAACATAAGAGAATCCATGTTTAAGTCGTCTCTTAAATGCATTGAACTTTCTATGCTGCTTATTTGTTGTCTGCCGGACTCCTCGAACATTTCATTTATAATTTTCAATAATCGGTTAATCGCAATCGCCTCCTGATGTTCATCTATTCCTCAAACCGGCCTTTATAATTCTTGAATAGCTTTG
Encoded proteins:
- a CDS encoding acyl carrier protein: MFEESGRQQISSIESSMHLRDDLNMDSLMLAELTVRIEAEFEVDIFENVIVQTIGEIISQIEGK